Within Raineyella sp. W15-4, the genomic segment CATTATCGCAGCGATCCTGGTGGCTTTCCTCGTCGTCGGGAGCGTACGGGTCGTGCCCCAGGCGCGCCGCTACATCATCGAGCGCTTCGGCCGCTACCGGGCGACGCTCCAGCCTGGCCTGAACTTCATCGTGCCGCTGGTCGACCGGGTCAACAGCCGGCTGGACATCCGTGAGCAGGTGTTCACCTCACCCCCGCAGCCGGTGATCACCGAGGACAATCTGGTGGTGAACATCGACACGGTGCTCTATTACCAGATCACCGAGCCGCGCGCCGCGGTCTACGAGGTGGCGAACTACCTGCAGGCCATCGATCAGCTCACCGTGACGACGCTGCGCAATGTGATCGGCAGCATGGACCTGGAGCGTACGTTGACCTCGCGGGAGGAGATCAACGCGCAGTTGCGTACGGTCCTCGACGACGCGACCGGCAAGTGGGGCATCCGGGTCAACCGGGTGGAGATCAAGGCCATCGACCCGCCGCCGACCATCAAGGAGGCGATGGAGAAGCAGATGCGGGCCGAGCGGGACAAGCGTGCGGCGATCCTGCATGCGGAGGGCGAGCGACAGTCGAAGATCCTCACTGCCGAGGGCACCCGACAGCAGTCGATCCTCGAGGCGCAGGGTGACCAGCAGGCCGCGATCCTGCGCGCCGACGGTGAGGCGAAGGCGATCGACCTGGTGTTCCAGGCCGTTCATCGCAACGACGCCGACCCGAAGGTGCTGGCGTACAAGTACCTCGAAGTGCTGCCTCAGCTCGCCGAGGGGGACAACAACACGCTGTGGGTCATCCCTGGTGAGCTGACCAAGGCGATCCAGACCGTCACCGAGGCGTTCGGCGACCGCTCCCTTGCCGTGCCCCGCCCACAGAACGTGGAGACCGCCGGCCGACCAGACGCGGAGCCCGGCGAGCAGGGCGAACAGAACGATGCGGGCGAAGGTGCCCCGCCCGCGTTGACCGCTGGGGCGCAGCCCGCCTACGATGTCGCTCCCTCCGCGGAGCGGGTGGCCGAGATGGCCCGCGCAGCGGTCGACGACGCCAGGGCCGAGGCAGCAGCGGCGGAGCGGGAGGCGCCCGGCGGGTCAGTCGGGCTGTAGCACCAGCTTCTGGCCGAGTGCTGCGGCGAGGCGTGCGAGGGTCTCGAGAGTCGGATTGCCGCGCCCATTCTCGATTGATATGTGTTCCGGCCCAAAGTTGGTCTCCACGGTCCAATCGGCCACGGTGCGCCTCCCTCCATTGCTTCGAGGCTATCGGCGAGGTGTGACAGTGGTGACTACCCTCGACAGGCTGGTGCCTACGATGGGCCGTGGGTGCGCCGGGTGATCGCTCTGATCGCGCCCGTCTTTTGCCCCCTGGTGGGTCGGACCGGACACTGCACGCACAGACAGGAGCTGATGTGACGGAGACGTCGGTGGCCGACGTGATGGCGGAACTGGCCGACCTCGCGGACCCGAAGATCCGTGAGGTCAACGAGCGCCACGGTGACGACCACGGCGTCAACCTCACCAAGCTCCGGGCCGTGGCGAAGCGGCTGAAGATCCAGCCGGATCTTGCTCGCCGACTGTGGGTGACCGGCGACAGCGCGGCCCGGCTGCTGGCACTATCACCGAGATGGTACGCCGGCAGGAGGAGAAGTCCTAGTGCGTGAGCCCTGTCGCGCCCGGTGAGGAGGACCTGGCTCAGCCTTCCGGATCAGAGCTGACCCTGTCCATCGGTCCCCATCGGGAGCGGCGTCATCCGCGTGACCGTGGTGGGCTCGGCGATCAGAGCCGCGACGTCACCGTTCAGGACACCGACGCCCGCGCCCCGCGAGTGCACGTCCAACGCCTCCGCGCTCGCCCACTTCTCGATCATGGTGACCGTCCCGTCCTCGGCGTCGTGGATCGCGTAGAGCTCGCAACCCTCCTCACCGTGGACCGCCTCGATCCCGGCCCGCATGGCGGTCACCAGGTCGGCCTTGCGGCCGGGGAGCGGATGGAAGACGGCGGTGACGACGACGGTCATCTGGATTCTCCTTGTCTGCCGCATCCGACTCCGGACGGCGGCGTCGGCTCGACGCTACGCCCCTGGCCGAGCGCCCCCAGCGGCGCCCCTTGGCCCGCACCGGCGCAGGGCCATCGTCCGGCGTCGCCGCTCACTCCCGGAACTTCAGCACCTCGGTGACCGACACCGACCGGGTGTCCTGGGAGGTGGCGAGTCGTACGACCGCGTACGCCCCCAGCGCCAGCCCGGCCATCACCGCGACGTCACCCGGCGTGACGAGGAACGGGATGCCGATCGGCAGGTGGCTGGTCATCAGCCGCCAGACCTGGCTCATGATCGCCACCGAGACGGGGATGGCCAGGGCCATGCTGCCGACCACCAGCCACAGATAGTTGTCGAGGTAGAGCCGGCCGACCTGGCGGTCGCTGTAGCCGAGGGCCTTCAGCAGGGAGATCGAGTACCGCTGCCGGGCGACGACCATCCGGATGAGCACGTACAGCACCACGACCAGGATGAGCATCGACGACCCGGTGACCAGCGTGACGATGCGGGACAGCAGCGCATTGAAGGTGGCGACGCCCGCCAGCATCTCCTGGCGCGTGCTGTGGGTGGCCACCCGGTCGGGGTCGAGGTCCAGCGGATGGTCGGCGAACAGCGCGTTGTAGTACGCGACGTTCGCTCCCCCGTCGGCGGCGCTCATCCGTTCGGCGGCGACGGGGATCGCCGGGTCCAGCAGCGCCTGGGCGTGGGCGGGAGTGGTGAAGCCGAAGGCGCCGGTGGTGTAGTCGGCGATCCCCACGATCCGGAAGGCCCAGTTGAGCGTGGTGCCGTCGCTGAGCGCGATCGTGTCCCCCACGCCGAGCTGGTACTTCTGGGCCGCCGCCCGGGACAACACCAGCTCGTGCTCCCCCAGCCCGCTCACCACGGCCGGGAAGTACGGGTTGTCGGCCGGCACCCCGAGGACGGTCAGCGTCTTCCCCGGCCGCCCGTCATCGCCGAGCACCTGCATCGGGACCGCGACGGCAGGATGGGCGTCGGCGGGCAGCCGAGCCAGGTCGGGGAACCGCAGCGTGTAGTAGTCGTGGAAGCTGAGGTCGGTCTCGGCCCGGTCCAGATAGCTGTTCATCGAGCTGCGCATCCCCAGCCCGAACACCATCAGCAGCGTGCACAGGAAGAGACCGGCCACGATCAGCAGGTAGCTGCCCACCGTCCGCAGCGCCTGCCGGAGCCGGAACATCGTCACGAACGACAGCCGTTCCAGGCGCAGCGGCAGCAACGGGCTCGCCATCACCTGGGGACGCAGCAGCTCCTGGGCCGGGCGGCTCAGGGCGCGGCGCACGACCACGACGTTCACCAGCGCCACTACGCCGACCGGGACCCCGATGGCCGCGGCCACGATCTGCGCGGACGGCTCGACCGGGACGGCCGGGAACGAGTAGTAGCCGGTGACGATGTCCAGCGACGGCGCCAACTGGCGGCCCAGGATCGTCCCCAGCAGCGAGCCGAGCGCGGTGATGGCCACCGGCAGGACCAGGTAGTAGCGCAGCAGAGCGGATCCGCTGGTCCCCATCGCCGTCTGCGTCCCGATGACCACCGCGTCGCGCAGGATCCGGTCCCGGGAGAACTCCCCGAGGACGTACGCGACGAGCAGCATCATCAGCACCGTCGTCACCAGCGTGACCACCGAGGTGGTGCGCGCATCATCGACGGCTCCGGTGATCCGGGGGTTGTCGTGGGCCGGCAGGAACAGCGACATCACCGGATATTCCAGTGGCACCCCCGCCTGTCCGGCCGCCGCCACGGCCCGCGCGACGTACGGATCGGCGGCCCGCTGGGGGTCGAGCGGGATCTGCTGCAGGTGCTCGCGCAGCTGGGCCTCGGTGGCTCCGGCCAGCCGGTAGCCGTACGCCGACACCACATCGCGCGGGTGCGCCGCCGCCAGCGCCTCGAAGGCGGGAGGCGTCAGCACCATCAGGGCGAACCGTGCCGGGTCACTGGTCTGGCCGAGTTGGGGGCTGGCCAGTGCGTAGTCGGGCAGGCTGCCGATCCCGCTGATCCGCAGCGGGCGGCCGTCCACCGTGACCGTGTCCCCCACCCGGAGACCGTGGGCGGCCGCGTGTTGCTTCTCGACCATCACCTCGCCGGGGCCGGCCGGCAGTGTGCCGGTGTCGAGGGTGGGCCGGCTGAGCGCCTGGTCGGAGCGGAACGCCCGGACGGTCGTGTCCACCCCGCCCGAGCGGCCGGGCACATCCACGTACGGGGTGGCCGCGATCCGGGCACCCACGGCCTCGGCGTCGGCAAGTTGGCCGGTCGTCAGCGGGACCTCGGTGATCACCGTACCGTCGGCGAGCTGCCCGGCGCGGGCGCCACGGTC encodes:
- a CDS encoding ABC transporter permease — translated: MTTAPLLLTVRRNWRGFRATWARWTAIVVLLTIGLGVVVGLLTSATATLRGIDRGARAGQLADGTVITEVPLTTGQLADAEAVGARIAATPYVDVPGRSGGVDTTVRAFRSDQALSRPTLDTGTLPAGPGEVMVEKQHAAAHGLRVGDTVTVDGRPLRISGIGSLPDYALASPQLGQTSDPARFALMVLTPPAFEALAAAHPRDVVSAYGYRLAGATEAQLREHLQQIPLDPQRAADPYVARAVAAAGQAGVPLEYPVMSLFLPAHDNPRITGAVDDARTTSVVTLVTTVLMMLLVAYVLGEFSRDRILRDAVVIGTQTAMGTSGSALLRYYLVLPVAITALGSLLGTILGRQLAPSLDIVTGYYSFPAVPVEPSAQIVAAAIGVPVGVVALVNVVVVRRALSRPAQELLRPQVMASPLLPLRLERLSFVTMFRLRQALRTVGSYLLIVAGLFLCTLLMVFGLGMRSSMNSYLDRAETDLSFHDYYTLRFPDLARLPADAHPAVAVPMQVLGDDGRPGKTLTVLGVPADNPYFPAVVSGLGEHELVLSRAAAQKYQLGVGDTIALSDGTTLNWAFRIVGIADYTTGAFGFTTPAHAQALLDPAIPVAAERMSAADGGANVAYYNALFADHPLDLDPDRVATHSTRQEMLAGVATFNALLSRIVTLVTGSSMLILVVVLYVLIRMVVARQRYSISLLKALGYSDRQVGRLYLDNYLWLVVGSMALAIPVSVAIMSQVWRLMTSHLPIGIPFLVTPGDVAVMAGLALGAYAVVRLATSQDTRSVSVTEVLKFRE
- a CDS encoding SPFH domain-containing protein, which translates into the protein MEWVLVPIIIAAILVAFLVVGSVRVVPQARRYIIERFGRYRATLQPGLNFIVPLVDRVNSRLDIREQVFTSPPQPVITEDNLVVNIDTVLYYQITEPRAAVYEVANYLQAIDQLTVTTLRNVIGSMDLERTLTSREEINAQLRTVLDDATGKWGIRVNRVEIKAIDPPPTIKEAMEKQMRAERDKRAAILHAEGERQSKILTAEGTRQQSILEAQGDQQAAILRADGEAKAIDLVFQAVHRNDADPKVLAYKYLEVLPQLAEGDNNTLWVIPGELTKAIQTVTEAFGDRSLAVPRPQNVETAGRPDAEPGEQGEQNDAGEGAPPALTAGAQPAYDVAPSAERVAEMARAAVDDARAEAAAAEREAPGGSVGL
- a CDS encoding DNA alkylation repair protein translates to MTETSVADVMAELADLADPKIREVNERHGDDHGVNLTKLRAVAKRLKIQPDLARRLWVTGDSAARLLALSPRWYAGRRRSPSA
- a CDS encoding putative quinol monooxygenase: MTVVVTAVFHPLPGRKADLVTAMRAGIEAVHGEEGCELYAIHDAEDGTVTMIEKWASAEALDVHSRGAGVGVLNGDVAALIAEPTTVTRMTPLPMGTDGQGQL
- a CDS encoding helix-turn-helix domain-containing protein; protein product: MADWTVETNFGPEHISIENGRGNPTLETLARLAAALGQKLVLQPD